One window of the Synechococcales cyanobacterium T60_A2020_003 genome contains the following:
- a CDS encoding IS5/IS1182 family transposase produces the protein MKPQYRIRNWSEYNAGLKARGSLTFWIEESVLGQWVVEELSGKP, from the coding sequence ATGAAACCTCAATACCGCATCCGCAACTGGTCAGAGTATAACGCTGGATTGAAGGCTAGGGGAAGCCTCACCTTCTGGATCGAAGAATCTGTGCTGGGGCAGTGGGTGGTCGAGGAGTTGAGCGGCAAACC
- a CDS encoding IS256 family transposase codes for MTFSPERLDELLKGYQNPEDLLGEGGILKQLTKALVERCLEAEMKTHMEEQRAESASASSTATNRRNGHSKKTIKGEFGEAEIVVPRDRTGEFEPQLVKKGQTRFDGFDDKILSLYARGITVRDIQAQLRDLYGVEVSAGVISNVTEAVEEERKVWQNRPLDALYPIVYFDALRVKIRHEGRVVNKSIYLALAVNLSGSKELLGLWVTQNESAKFWLQVLTELQNRGLKDIFIACIDGLTGFADAIEAVFPKTLVQLCIVHMVRNSLAYVSYRDRKAVAADLRLIYTATTEAEAEQRLVEFAETWDSQYPTISKSWINHWQRIIPFFAFPQEIRRVIYTTNAIESVNMSLKKVLKNHRAFPTDDSALKVIYLAIANISKKWTMPIPNWKPALNRFAIEFGDRFPP; via the coding sequence ATGACATTTTCCCCTGAACGTCTCGATGAACTACTCAAAGGTTACCAAAACCCCGAAGACCTCCTGGGTGAAGGAGGCATTCTCAAGCAACTGACTAAAGCGTTGGTGGAGCGCTGCTTAGAAGCTGAAATGAAGACGCACATGGAGGAGCAACGCGCTGAATCTGCATCTGCATCTTCCACTGCCACGAATCGGCGCAATGGGCATAGTAAGAAAACGATTAAGGGCGAGTTTGGCGAAGCCGAGATTGTGGTTCCGCGTGACCGCACTGGTGAATTTGAACCGCAACTGGTGAAGAAGGGGCAGACCCGCTTTGACGGGTTTGATGACAAGATTCTGTCGCTGTATGCGCGAGGGATAACGGTGCGCGACATCCAGGCTCAGTTGCGTGACCTCTATGGGGTAGAGGTATCGGCAGGGGTGATCTCGAATGTCACCGAGGCCGTTGAGGAGGAGCGTAAGGTGTGGCAGAATCGTCCCCTGGATGCCCTCTACCCGATTGTCTACTTCGATGCTTTGCGGGTCAAAATCCGGCACGAGGGGCGAGTGGTCAACAAATCGATTTACCTGGCCTTAGCCGTAAATCTGTCGGGTAGCAAGGAGTTGTTGGGTTTGTGGGTGACCCAGAATGAATCGGCTAAGTTCTGGTTGCAGGTCCTGACAGAACTCCAAAATCGGGGACTCAAGGACATCTTCATTGCCTGTATCGATGGTCTAACGGGCTTTGCTGATGCGATTGAGGCTGTTTTCCCCAAGACGCTGGTGCAGCTTTGTATTGTTCACATGGTCAGGAATTCGCTGGCCTATGTGTCCTACAGAGACCGTAAAGCGGTTGCGGCTGACCTGCGCCTCATCTACACGGCGACAACCGAAGCGGAAGCCGAGCAGCGATTGGTGGAGTTCGCTGAAACATGGGACTCGCAATACCCGACGATTAGCAAGTCCTGGATCAACCATTGGCAGCGGATTATTCCCTTCTTTGCCTTCCCACAGGAGATCCGCAGAGTCATCTACACGACCAATGCGATTGAGTCTGTGAACATGAGCCTCAAAAAAGTCCTCAAGAATCATCGCGCCTTTCCGACAGATGATTCTGCTTTGAAGGTCATCTACTTGGCGATCGCCAATATCTCGAAAAAGTGGACGATGCCGATTCCGAATTGGAAGCCTGCTCTAAATCGCTTCGCGATTGAGTTCGGCGATCGCTTTCCCCCATAA
- the mnmH gene encoding tRNA 2-selenouridine(34) synthase MnmH yields MVRSVDVSTFLSAPGLMLDVRSPGEYADGHIPGAIRFPLFTNEERAMVGTCYKQEGRDRAIGLGLELVGPKLADFVKTAKQLAGGTEIPLQVHCWRGGMRSGSMAWLLETAGFKVITLTGGYKAFRRWVRDTCAMPKPILTLGGMTGTGKTAILHKLAQLGEPVLDLEALANHRGSSYGALGLDPQPTNEQFENDVAIAWAALPVNKPIWIEAESRRIGLCRVPPELFQQMMSAPIVQVVRSRAERVDILVEVYKIAPVEELINATQRIHKKLGGLRTQEAIAHIQQNRLADACDMILDYYDKTYQYDLERRGVDVQTVDVTGLSATAAAKKLQAEARCRSSPTPLANV; encoded by the coding sequence ATGGTGCGATCGGTTGATGTTTCCACCTTTTTAAGTGCGCCCGGACTGATGTTGGATGTGCGAAGTCCGGGGGAATATGCGGATGGACACATTCCAGGAGCGATCCGTTTTCCACTGTTCACCAATGAGGAACGGGCAATGGTGGGAACATGCTACAAACAGGAGGGGCGCGATCGCGCCATTGGACTAGGGCTAGAACTGGTTGGCCCAAAACTAGCGGATTTCGTCAAAACCGCAAAACAACTGGCGGGAGGTACTGAAATTCCCCTTCAGGTTCACTGCTGGCGAGGGGGAATGCGGAGTGGCTCGATGGCTTGGTTGCTAGAGACCGCCGGATTTAAGGTCATAACGCTGACGGGGGGATACAAAGCCTTTCGGCGCTGGGTGCGCGATACGTGCGCGATGCCGAAGCCCATCCTGACCTTGGGGGGAATGACCGGAACCGGAAAGACGGCCATTTTGCATAAACTGGCGCAGTTGGGAGAACCCGTGCTGGATCTGGAGGCATTGGCGAACCATCGGGGGAGTAGCTACGGAGCCTTGGGACTGGATCCGCAACCCACCAATGAGCAATTTGAAAATGATGTGGCGATCGCCTGGGCGGCATTACCTGTGAACAAACCCATTTGGATTGAAGCCGAAAGTCGGCGGATTGGCCTCTGCCGTGTTCCTCCAGAGCTATTTCAGCAAATGATGAGTGCGCCGATAGTCCAAGTGGTGCGATCGCGGGCAGAGCGGGTAGACATTTTGGTAGAGGTTTATAAAATTGCGCCCGTGGAGGAGTTGATTAACGCGACCCAGCGAATTCACAAAAAGCTGGGTGGACTTCGTACCCAGGAGGCGATCGCCCACATTCAGCAAAACCGACTAGCCGACGCTTGCGATATGATTCTGGACTATTACGATAAAACCTATCAGTATGATCTAGAGCGTAGGGGCGTAGACGTGCAAACCGTTGACGTTACCGGACTGTCTGCCACCGCCGCCGCCAAAAAACTCCAAGCCGAAGCCCGCTGCCGATCGTCCCCCACTCCTCTCGCCAACGTCTAA
- a CDS encoding DUF4089 domain-containing protein has translation MSTPFDTYTTLTAALLNLPIDPAYRPGVIANLERTEAIAQLVMEFPLPEDLEPAPIFVP, from the coding sequence ATGTCCACCCCCTTCGACACCTACACCACCCTCACTGCCGCCCTCCTCAACCTGCCCATCGATCCAGCCTATCGTCCCGGTGTGATCGCCAATCTTGAACGAACTGAGGCGATCGCCCAACTGGTGATGGAATTCCCGCTACCCGAAGACCTCGAACCTGCTCCTATTTTTGTTCCATGA